A stretch of DNA from Strigops habroptila isolate Jane chromosome 1, bStrHab1.2.pri, whole genome shotgun sequence:
CAGCAAGAATCAGATACAACCAAGGGCCCTTCAACTTTTCAAAGTAAAACCCTTGTAACAGAAAGAACCTCCACTGCCACCAAAAACAATCTCTGTACAtcagattttcagaagaatGCAGAAAGGATCCACTCCCCCCAATTTCACAATTTCCATGGGCAGTATTTTCTGTGAGCATCTAACTGAAAGTAAAGATtctgaagcttaaaaaaaaaaataaaagagataaaTATAATGACCATTCAAAAGCTAAAGCTGCTCAATCTGGTGTTTGCAGGATACAACTAAAACACAAGGGCTCATGGGCGACCATCTACTAGTAAACCTGAcgtatataaaaaaattaagctcTAATCAGATCTACTGTAGTCTGAACTGTAAAcatatatctctatatatatatacatatatatgtaatcCATCTCTCTCTTCTAGCCAAGGAAGCCCACAAAATTTCAAGGCAAAGATGGGGGTACTTCCCATCTTGTATCACTCAAACACACTGGGGATTCAAAATGCACTTAAATGCAGTTACTTATCTGTGATAATAAAAACAATCTTGtacaagaaaaagctgaaattcaaaGTCACAAAAATTTTTGGTAGTTTTTCCAGACTTACTGGGAAAAGGATCATTCATGTCTGCGTGCAGCATTTCAATCAGTTGGGCAGTCTTCGATCCAGGCGCAGCACACATATCTAGAATctacaaacagcagaaaattaaataacaaGTCCTACCTTGTGGGTTTAAAGTGTGAGAAATTTACTATGTATtcttaaaattaagaatttttGCATACAGTTGCAGAATTATAATTGTTCTGAACACCAATTTACAAAAACATAAAGTACAGTTCCGTTCTTTGTATGCTTAATCTCTGAGGGTCTAATATAAAAGTAGGACTTTAGTTTGTAAGGAACAAATATaccagctgaaaaagaaagatttgaaagagaaatatgaatATAGATGTGGGGATATGGTCCTTTTATGAGCTCATGAGCAATTTCAGCTCAAGTTAACTGGAActttacatatacacacacattaagAGCAAAGTTACACTAAAGAGCAAGTAGTATCAGTAAATTAATCAGAGAACATACAATCCAGTTGATTATATAGATTTCATAAAAATTAACTGCTATCTCTCCCCAcgcatttgcattttaatgccCCAAAAATCAGGGCAGTATAAACTTCTTGTTTCTGTATCCCTGAAGAAGCACTCGGGAATTATCTGAactgtcttcagcagcagaacagaacagcacagaCACCAACACCTGATTTCTAGCATTATTTCTTGCCCCTGGTTCACCACAAACTTGGCTTGTGATGGAATCATTCACACCGTCACTTTCACAGCAAACCATATGACAGCTAAGACTGCCTTCTTAAGTAAGGAAGCTTAAGAGTCTTTCTTCTTGCCTAGTTACAGAAACATGACTACCTTCTGGACCTTTAGCTCCAGGAAATATCAGCTGAAATTGTGTAACAGGATAAAAGACAGGGACGGATCTGCTCCAGTCCTCATGCAAGCTCCTGGAAAACAGATCCCAGGGAGATGCAAAGAGCATTTATGGAGAGCTCCCGAAAGCATGTGATAAGCACTGCCATGCTTAATGCATCATGAAACACACTCACCAAGGCAGTGTCATACCTCCCGTTTAAAGTAACAGTTGTAACACCACCAGTTTCCACTTACTTTTGCAgataatgcaaaaaataatgaagaataaGCAAGCCTAAACATGCTTCAAAATTGTCCATCAAATTGATGGTGAGGGAAAACCAAATTgtgaaaaacagattaaaaatgaaCACAACTACAGAGAGGTTTGACAGTCATCAAGCTGATCCTTGTATAAGAGAATTTTGTACCAGCCTTGATACTGCTCTTGTAATTTGTAGTGTAATCAAACTgtctactaggaaaaaaaatccagtacaCAGCATGTTCTAGAGTTACCTTATGATGAGGGTTAACATTaagcagcagaggtgggatCATACTAACAGCCTCCTGACGACTGATATTTcccttgaaaggaaaaaagagagtaaaaataaaaatcagaaccctctcctttttattccacaaaaaaaaaaaacccacaacctttcttttgcaatattttgtttttaaatctctatatagtaaaataataaagcaatcCAAAGCACACTATTATAAATTCAGGATTGAATTTTGGTAGCATGtagcaagaagaaaatccacTGTGCTTCACCCAACTGAAGTCTCTGCTAATTGTGTATTTACTCTAATTTTGTTAGATCTATAACTTCTGCTCAAATGAGAATGAGAAACTGGCTTCAACCAAGTGAGAAACACCCATCACTAAAGGTAAGTCTTgttatgtacacacacacacgctttTTACCGAATTTAAACACCTGTTTTCTAACAGCAACTCGTTATTTTACAGGGACTCATTGTCACATTCTCACgcaaaaaacaaatgcaattaGTTTAGGAGAAACATTTATAACTGCAGTTATGTGCCAGTCATGGGATGAATCACTGTCAACAGCAACATAAAATCAAGATTCTTCTGAGCTACTCAGCCGCTGAGAGAAAGGGTACAGTCCCCATGCCTCataacacatttaaataaaacatggcTTGGgatatgaaggagaaaagaaacaaatcaaggTCTATCCAAGACTTACACATTCTGTCTCGCTAACCAGAAACTGATGAAACTTTTCCAGCTGCGGTGACTTGCGTAAGATTTTTCTGCTCAGGTTGGTGTGCCAGGCTAGCTCTTCTGGGTACCTGGGgcaaagaggcagaaaaacGGGAAAGGCAAACGAAAGCACTTTGTCAGGCTGGATGTTGGACTGCACGGGATGCCCATCTGACTCGCATCTCGCTTACCAGCTCAGCGACTGCGGCATTTCGATTTTCTGGCCATCCACCTCCAGGTGCTGCAGCTCTCTAAAGTACTTTTCCTTCAAGCAGTGCAGAATCTCTCTGGCGTGGCTGCACGGGAGAGACACGTAGGATAAAGCCGGATGGGGACTCGccttccccaggcagcaggTAAAACCAGCGGGTACCTCCCAGCCCGGGGCCCACTGCCAGCCCAGCCCTTACCTCCGGTAGCCGGTGATGCGCAGCGTGGCGGGCAGCGGCTCCCTCAGCGCCGCCATGAAGTCGCCCCACTCTCCGTCGGGCACGATGCCCAGCTCACGGTAGTACCGCTCGAACAGCTCATTCTCCTTCACGATCTCGGGGTAGCCGCCGGCCCAGCCCTGAAACATGCCAGCACCGTCagcccggcgccgccgccgcccccctcccctcccctcccctcccctccccgtCCCGCCGGGCCCAGCTCTCACCGCCTGgtccccgccgccgccgtccTCGCCCCGCtcctgccgctgctgctgctgctgctgccgcctgCGGTCGCGCGCGCGGCGGCCCATGGCGGCCAGGCGCCGCCCGAGACCCGCCACGCGCCCCGCCGTCGGTGCGGCCGCTCGCGCCCCTCTCGCGGACAGACGGGCCACGGCGACCGGCGGCTGCGGCGCCGCGTGCTCGCGCCGGCACGCGCCTGCGCGGACCCGCCCCCAAGCGCGCCTTTCcgggtggcggcggcggcggcggcgcgccGGTACGACGTACTACCGCTACCGCCACCGCGGCGGCGGAACTTCCGTCCCGCGAGCGCCTCTCCCGCCCGCCGCGGCACCACCAACCGGAGGGCGGAGGGGGCGGTGCCGGTCACGCCCCCCCCGGCGCCGATTGGTCCGCGGCGCCGGTAGGCGTGCCCTCGGCCGGCTGATGAATGGAGGCGCCCCGGCGCCCTCGGGCGCGCAGTGCGGGATGGGGGTCAGCGGCGTGTGCGCGCTGTGGCGGCGGGTGTCGGGCCCGGAGGAGCAGCGGCTGATGGAGCTCCTCTCGTACGGGCTGGTGGCGATGGGCGCCGGCTCCGCCGTGCTGCTCCGCTTCATACGCATGCCCTACGGGCGTTACTCCTCGCGGCGCTTCGGCTGGCtgctgcccgcccgccccgcatgggcgctgcaggagctgccctcTCTCCTCGTCCCGATCGGGCTCGCCGCCTGCGGCGGGGCGGTCACCGCCGACTGGCCCAATCGCATTCTGCTGGGCTGCTTCGTCGTGCACTACGTACAGAGGTGCGGCGGAATCCGCGACAGAGCGCTCGTCTGGGGCGGGGGGTGCCCCCTTCGGGCTCGCCCGGAAAGTGGAGCGGAACAGGGGGTGGTGGCAGGGGAACGGGTGCCGTTCTACGGCAGTTCAGGGTCAGTCCCGGCAAAAATACTTGGCTGCTGTTGTCCGGCTACAGGGAGTGAAATTCTGCTGTtgattaattattattaattgtTATTATTCGAGATAACAGTCACTAAAGTCTTTTCTGCATGTGGTTAAGATGCTCTAGGTTTTTACATGAGCTGAGCTCAATTACTTAATTGTGGCGGCGCGGTGCTCGCTGCTTTGTCCTGCTATGTGAGGTGCAGTGGAGCGCTCGGGGATCTTTCAGAACAGAATATTTGGTGCTCTTCCAGTATGCCTTATTATCTCTGTCATATAGCCGTAGCTCTCGTAGTGACCCCCGTTTAAGCAATGACTTGACCAGGTAGTTGTAAGAACACAATGTTCCAACAAGGAAAGATCAGCTCTGGATGCTGATGTAATTTTACTATGGGAAACGGTAGTGATTTTCCAATTCCATGGTGTTCACTTTGGGAATTTGACTCGATGATCCTTGTGGGTCCCTCCCAGCTCAGGATATTCAAGGATTAGTTAAAGCACTAGCAGAGCTAGGGCTGGGTGCCCTGTATTACCATGCAGTCAATGGTATTTGGATATTCTGTAAGCTACTTGGGAGAAAGCAGCCTGACTAAAGCTTAGGCAAGATTTTGCTGTTCCCATCAAGTCATTGATGGTAGCTACTGGTAATACTCCATAAGTGACGTTGCTACCATGTTAATACGGCAGAGAGAAATTTATCAGACTAATTTTAAGTGGAATGTGTGATGTATGTGTTGGTATCAGCTACATACAACAGTTGTTGTGCAGCACTTATTGTGAGAGGCTCTTGGTTTTAACCAAAAGTATTCCACATCCTGGTGGTAGAGAGGGATGCAGTGTACGGTTGGCCTGGCAGCTGACTGGCTTTGCAAACTCAGGACTGTGTCTTTAACTccctttttttccatccttAAGAGTACAGAGATTAGCTTTTACATGGGGTAGTAGCTCATCCCCTGTGTCTGAGAAAATCTGGAAACGCAAGGTCAAGGCTTACACAGAAAGCTGAGCTGtactgcagtttcttttttgcAGCTGCTTATTGCTGTCTCTGAACAGAGGGACTGTTCTGTAGGTGAATGTAGACTGTTATCCGTTTGTTGTAACCTAGCGAGCTTTAAATAATcatattaataatttcattacGCTTTCTTGAAAGCCGTCACGGTTTTGCTTCCTCTGGAAAGGTTCCTCTGAAGCAGTAATCCTGGAGTAGCTGGAAAAACACACGAAGAATGCTCAGGCTACAGTAATCCTGTATCATTATAGATTGCAATTAAATTGATAGGTGATTGGAAGTTGGCTAGCCATGCGGGATGAAGCACAGAAACCCtcacttgcttttcttgtttggaACTTGTGTTTTTACTGATGTAATCACCCAAGAAAAGCAATCAAGATTCCTTTCCCGAAGAAGACAGCAGCTGTGGATTTGTCACCTGTCTTTACCAGGTGTCATAGGCTAGGCCAAGACTGTCAAGGCAaagcaattaatatttttaagtcaCTTTAAGGAGGAAACTGAGTTTAGTTAGGTTAATTTCAAGGAGACTGACTTTCCCCCTGGAAGTGCTGGTGGATTTGGTGCAGGGATTGTGAGACCTGGCTCATTTCAGAAAGCTTGATGATACTAATGAGGACTTGGGAACACAGGAGGATGAAACTATGCcatgtttaaaatgtcagttgCCTTTACTGCTATGGTCAAAGTAATTGCCTTGGATACAAGGTTCAACAAATCTGTCGTAAGGAGTGAGAGGACTGATCTTGTAACTCTGATGAGGCAATAAAATCTTTTAGGTGTCAGAGCAAGTGTAACTATCCTTCTGAACTGGGATCAAAGACTGCTGagaatttcaaaagcaggatAATATGGACTGTGGATTACAGTTCTGGACatcaaaaataccttttctgtttgttaatgcaacagtttttctttccttgtttgctATAGGGCACTCATATTTCCTCTTCTGATCCGGGAAGGAAAACCAACaccatttttcacttttgtgcTGGCGCTTCTGTTCTGTGTTTATAATGGATATTTGCAAGGCCGAAGCTTAAGCAACTATGCAAAATACCCTTCAGGCTGGTTAAAAGATCCGCGTTTCATTACAGGTGAGTTAAAACATGTTATGAGAATATTAGGTGtagttttcctttgtcttcgcagctttttatttttcattataattttataGTGTCTTCAATCCCATTTTATAACTTTTCTCATAGCtaattcttttgtttgctgtagCTGGAAGccttttaacctttttttcttttagaactGTGAACTGACAGTTCCTCCCACAATGTCAGGGTTAGATGAGCTGACTTGTCATATTTATTCTTTAACACCAAAGTAAATATGGGTCAcgtagtttggggtttttgttgttttgtttttgaagatAAGAACTTGAGGCCTGAAATGAAACCATCAGTATACAGGTTTAGAACAAACAAAGCAGATTTTCCATGTAACGTGTAGATTAAAGTGAAATCCCGTGTTTCTCAATGTCCTAGGTACTAAAGGTTTGTATGTGGCCAAACAGAAGTGAACGAATTCATGGAGTAAAAATCCAGTAAGGGTAGCTGCTAAATACCAAGATACCATTTCTAATGCCCAAAGTTCTCAGTGCTAGGGTCTTTGGGCATGCCTGCACACTCAGGCACCAGCCCACCCACCCTTGTAATAGGAGTGGGCTTTGACAAAGAACATTACTAGTCCTCAAGGAAGGGTGCGGAGGGGTGAATCGCTCCTATCATGAGATGAGGTTGCATTTATACCTGAAACCATGCATGTGATTAAAAAGCTAAGATGTTTACTGGTACCAGGAAGATCTTTTTGATCTGAAGATAAACTAGAATATTTCTCCTCGTCAGTCAAAGGCATAATACTGGGCTGTGTGGATCCTTGATCTGACCCAGTACcactctttttattttagagtCAGAGCAAATCAGTGTTTCAGATTTCTCAAGACTTTTAGAATAAGAAGCTTTTAGCTTTACTGCAGTGTTATTGTGGATGACAATAGACTGCTGTGTTAAATGCTGTCATGACTGTAAGATTGACAAAATGTCAATCTCAAAATAGATTCTCTTGCCAAGATTAGAAGGCGGTACTGCTTGTGTTctaaaaacagagaaattgaGGCACAAGGGAATTACTTCAGTGGGTGGTAGGCACTTGATGTACTTGAAATTCTCTTGGTATTTTTGAAATTCCAGTCTGCTTAAACTTGGatctgaccaaaaaaaaaaaaagtttaaaagatCCATGGATCAAAACTATTGAAGACTGATGCACTATGGACTTGTTTCTGGTGTCCTAGTTTAGGACCTTAATCAAAAGATATCTCAATATAGTGCTGTTAAATCATAAGTCAGGAGCCATAAAACAATTCATCCTTACTGTAAGGTCTTAAAAACTTAAGGTCATAAGACTGCTGCTCAGGTttccttggtttgttttttgtgtcaAGGAGTTCTGAAAgatataaatgtataaataataatagCTAGGTTCATCTGCCttctgttgtttgggtttgtttgttgtgttttggtggtggtttttttttccccagataatACCAGTTTAGAATATATgcttatatatatttatttccagtaaTGCTAATCGTAAGCAAAGTGTTGCTTTCATGACTGTTTTGagtaaaaatattgctttaaaaagttatCCTGAAAACTAAGAAAGTGAACATTCCTGGTAATGGTATTAATGGTACTATTAGGAGTACTAttaattattagtattattaatTAGTACTGTTATTAGATCTATTAATGGTACTATTATTAATACTATTAGTAATGCTGCTATTAATGGTAGCAACCATTCTGGGTGTCACTTGCTGGCTTTTCTGAATGTTATTACAGTAAATCTTTAGTTTGGCATGGCTATGAAACAGCCAAACTGAAGACATCTTGTTTCTTCCTGTACTGGAACATCTTTTGggcttttgggtttttcttattgttttatAGTGCACATCAAGATATTGGAACACAGTGAATGTTTATAATTGCTATTCGGTATTCATCTCAGCTAGATGCCTCCAAATGTCTGCAGTTTATGCTCGTAGCCTTGTTCAACTCAAATGCAGCAGTGCTATATTGTACACTGGATACTCCCTGAACAACAGGATTATTATGTTCTAGTTCTTAAAAAACATCTGGcagaaaaaatgaggaaaagattAGAAAATAACAATAGAAAGAAGGCATATTTGCTGAGGGTTaacaaagtatttcttcagtCTATATAAAGTTACTAGTGGAAGAGAAATGGGAGAGTGTCTACAAGTAGCAGCTAAACAAGGTTCAGtagctggaagctgaaattaGATAAATTTGCAGTGAAGACAAAAATTTGGAGAAGTGAGGCTGATTGACCATCATGGTGGCAGGTTTCAAACAGCTGATGTGTTCTCTGTGAAGCCTTAATATACAGATTGactgttttcagatgtttagGAGTTAATTCTGGAAAAGCAATTCCTTATATCTACACCAGCAATTGATTTGGAGCAGCATACAGTTTTGATGTGGTTTGCTCACAGTTTCTCTGGACTGGAGCTAGGTTTAGGTCAGAGCGGAGAGCTTCGAATGCAGTATAACACTTGATAAAACCATGAGCTTGCAAATCGGTGTGGAAGCAACTTCATAATCTTTCAGCATGTACGTTACACACATGTGCCAATAGAAAGCCTGTGAACTTACTGAAAGAACTCATGATACCCTGAAGTGATGAATGCTACAAACAGGGATATATGCACCTGCATGTTTCACCCTTATGTTCTTTCCTAATCTGTCTGCACTTCTCGTtggaagctgttttcttcctttgcttgctTTAGCTTCATCAAACCCTTTGCAGTATGCCAGTATGCCATATGTCTTGTCTTACTATTTTAAATCCCCATTTAACCACTTCCTTTCATGTTGATGGCTAACCCTTCTGTTCATCAAAACACTTTTGTTTGCAGTAGCTTCTGCAGAACATCAGCACATAATCTGTTGTGTGAGGCTTTTTATCTGGCAGTCAGGCAACCAAGCACACATGCCACCTCTGCTGTCTATACAGAATAGACATGAGGAGAGCATGGGTGTTGTCCATACCTGGGTATGGTCTCATGACCAAGGGATGTGGGTTAGTCAGTATCTCTCCTAATATCTGTCAGCATCTGGATGCTCCAAATAATTGTGTGCCGCCTTGGAAAGACTAAACACACGTATGAGATGAGGCACTTGTTCATCGAAGTGTCTACAAGGCACTTCCAGCACACCCATAGAAATTGGCCTTCTGCTGTTTTTTATACATCATCTTGCACTGCATGTTCCTGAATCCCAGAGCGGGGAGGTGAACCAGGCAGCAGTTACCATGCTGTCACTCTGAAATAGTCTGCAGAAGAAGAGTAGGTCATTTTGCATGAGGTTCTATATGGGAAAGGGTGAAGAGGGCACTGGTGCAACAATGCATACGTGCTGTTCTGTTGCGTTACATTGTTTGGTAATACGCACCTAGTTAGTCCTTCTTATGCAAGGGTTCTCCTAATATGAAGCCAGGCCTTAATCTCCAGGTTTATCCAGATGGAGAAAAGCCTCTTGAGTTAAATAGATGACCTCACAAGACTATTATGTATGGTGTATCCTGTGGTTCTGAGAATCTACTGGAGTATGCTGTGGCTTCCTTCCTCTTTAGATGTCCACATTTCCCTGTGGTGGAAGCCAAGTCATGTAGATTGTGGTGCGTAACCAGCTCTTGGCTTTGTAGAGTGCAGTCCTAGGACTCAGTCATAGTGAGAATCTGAGGATTAGGACAGTGAATCAGccacagaatcaaagaatcattagggttggaagggacctctagagatcacccagtccaacccccctgccaaggcagagccACCCAGAGCAGTTATGCAGGAACATGTCtaggtgggttttgaatgtctccagagagggagattccacaacctcctcgggcagcctgttccagtgctctgccaccctcagcataaagaagttcttcctcatgttggggtgaaacttcttgtgttttggtttatggccattactccttgtcctgtcgctgggcaccactaAAAGACTCTGGCACCATCTTCCTGACACCTGCCTTTCAGATATTTacatgcattaatgagatcccctctcagtctgctcttgaCTAGACAGGCCTAGCTTCAGCAGTCTATCCTCCTAAGAAAGATGCTCCAGACCTTGATCATCCgtgtggccctcctctggaccttcttcagtagctccttgtctgtcttgtacaGAGGAGCGCAGAAttggacacagtactccagatgtacatccaggtccttctcagctgaactctAGTGGGTCAGAAAAGCTGGAACGCAGCATTGTactagctactaggaagaaaaataactgttgcagctgaaaccaggacagtataCACCCTTTATTCCATACCGTTTACAtcatgctcaggtcccacaCTTTCCAATATaccatctctttttctgtctcttgagatatatatatataatctctatatacacacagatgccattccttagtccatggacaATCTCTATAAAGTTTGTTGAGTTCATTCAGCCCATGATGTTGCGTTTCATCTGTTGTAACAGTCCTTCAGGGCAGGAGAAAtggtgttggattgttgcctgctgacgtCAGTTGTGATTtcatcactgctgagcttgtctgttttcatcaaagttcatcCTTTGTTGGGATGATGATTCAAAGGAAGTCCTATTCAGTCAATGGTGATCTGTGGATAGTACGGGAGACTCCCACTGCtactcccactgctgctgccactgctggctTTCCACAACTTTATTCTCTGTCCATTGAGTACAGGTGCAGGAAATATGGTTATGCTTCAGGGGAAAGTGGATCTTCAAATCAAGGAGAGGTGCTGTGAAAATAGCCAACTTCTTCAGCTTGCTTCCATGAAGAAAGATTTGGTTTCCTTCGGAGGTGGTAGTTTTCAAGTTGGAGGGGTAAAAATGCCCAGAACCAAACTAATCTTCTATAGTAACTGGACACTCTTAAAACAAGCTCCAATATTTTTGCATGATCTGAAAAGTTCTTATAGTAGTTTGCAAACAGATACCAATACAGAATACACAGGTAATGTTCTCAAAAATTGTAGTGGCATTTCAGAGTAGAAATGTATGAAGAAACTTTATACTTATGGTACTATTCCTATCTAGAGACCTGTTGATTGCTGTGAGCTCTGCTGAAGAGCTCAGTGTGGGACTGGGATTGTGCAGGATGTCACCAGAATTGCTTATACTGCTTACGTTACTACTGCTTTGAGATAATATGCCTAAGAAGTGATATATGACtgtagtttgttttctgaacaaaTACTTTGGCTCAGTGTATTAAagatagtattttaaatatttctcttcaggTTTTATAGGGTGGTTGATTGGCATGGCAGTCAATATTCATTCTGATCATATTCTCAGAAATTTGAGAAAACCAGGGGAAACCGGCTACAAGATACCAAGAGGTGAGTAAATGTGTTAGAAATTTATATAGTAGAAGCAGCATCTCCCATATGaggagagctgggactgtttgttcagcctgggtAATTGAGGGCTCAGGAGAATTTTACTGGTTTGTGTAAATACATAATGGGAGGGAATAAAGAAGAGGGAGTTGGGTTCTTCTCATACCTTTCATGAGAATCAGTAGGTGGATGGAGAAAGAAGACCTTAGGTAATCAGAGAAGAACAACTACTGTGGTAAGGGAGGCGAAGGGGAAAGAGGTCAGGCATTCAAAGGAAATTAAGCATTAtaaattctgttctttgtgGGAAAATGAAGGATATGAAAGGATTTTTTATGGAACCTAGTAAAGTGTTAAAGTTTATTgacacttttgaaaatattagaCTCTTCCAGGTATATTACAATGTATATTGCACTCAGTGAGAGCAGAAAAATAGTGGTTACCTCTGAATTCTGATGTTTCTCTAAGTGTTTTCCTTAAGTTGTTGCTCTCTTGGTTTTTAGtgagacttttaaaattaaaactggaatAACTTTATATATAAGGCAATAGATGGTTATTTTTTACCAAGGCAACTTATTAATAGAAGTAAATTCAATTGCCCATGTGAAAACTGAATATAAATGTTCTGTATTACATTCAGcgtacaaaaaaaaaagttctgaagTAAATAAGATGTTATTTGATGCACAATCAGGAGGAGTTGGTCTTTTTAATACCGCTTATCCAGTTCAAGTGCTAGAATTCTGCTCTTCTGTCACAGAGGCAAAGTAAACATAATTAAAGCAAGGTCAAAACATGTCCTGTATTACATTTGGCAAATACTTGTTTGTTTAGTCCCACTGGTAAAGCACATTCTGAAATGTTAATCAATTTGTACACTAACTTTGGAACGAGGGTGAAAGttcttattttataaaattcCCAGCAGGTGAGTACTGATCGTTTATGTGTAATTGGCTATAAAACACATTTAGTGCAAACTGCTGATTACTACTTCCACTGAGTGCCAGGGCTGAAGCAGTAGACTGGACAGGGAATGGTCTACTGCAACACATTTTAAGCTAGAGGATAAATTTGGAACTTTAATTCATGATAATATTGTTCATAATTTACTTAATTTCTGAAGTACTTCAattgaagaaattaaacattGTATGCTAACTAACCCTATGGGTATTTTTAGGGACTCTTAAAGGGGagcatattttctgtttttacataTTATAAAAAGGTTTAGTTTGTGATCAAAAAACCAGTTTGATATTATtgttaaataattatttagaaAGACATGAACTTGTTTCTGATATTGATAAATCTGTGTTTCATGATTTAAAGAAGAACAGAGCTGGAGAAGGTCAGTCTAGGAATGAGGTCTGAAGTGATTGTAcagcttaaaatgaaaaacagtgcttttaaaaattatatagagACACTGGTGATATAGCTCTTATTAAGATGCTTTTAAACTAACTCTGTCCTGCTGTCAGGAGGAATGTTTGAGTATGTCAGTGGAGCCAACTTTTTTGGAGAgatcctggaatggtttgggtttgccCTTGCCTGCTGCACCATTGAAAGCCTTGCATTTGCATTGTGCACCCTTTTCATCCTGGGTTCAAGGGCAAAACAGCACCACCAGTAAGTGTTTGTCTTATAATTTCTGTTGTCTCTTAATTTCCATTTCACAAATTAACACCTCATCCCATAGGGATGTTGCAGTGCAAGTCTTGTGAAAGACTGCTGCTGTGGTGGAGAGTACAATAGAGAACACTGAGTAGTATTAAGCACTGCAGAATTTCAACTGGATAGTACAGAGCGTAAATACAATGAGGTGgtcaaaataatgtttaaatgAACACAGTTCATCCTGGATCTGTAAAGATTATAGATGAGTTTGGGGAA
This window harbors:
- the SRD5A1 gene encoding 3-oxo-5-alpha-steroid 4-dehydrogenase 1 is translated as MNGGAPAPSGAQCGMGVSGVCALWRRVSGPEEQRLMELLSYGLVAMGAGSAVLLRFIRMPYGRYSSRRFGWLLPARPAWALQELPSLLVPIGLAACGGAVTADWPNRILLGCFVVHYVQRALIFPLLIREGKPTPFFTFVLALLFCVYNGYLQGRSLSNYAKYPSGWLKDPRFITGFIGWLIGMAVNIHSDHILRNLRKPGETGYKIPRGGMFEYVSGANFFGEILEWFGFALACCTIESLAFALCTLFILGSRAKQHHQWYLEKFEDYPKNRKIVIPFVY